A window of the Synechococcus sp. JA-3-3Ab genome harbors these coding sequences:
- the prmC gene encoding peptide chain release factor N(5)-glutamine methyltransferase produces the protein MGSPSALVQQLLAWRAQALQAAQAAGIPPQEVELLLRERLGWGSLERLLGRPPTLQGDPLAEVEELWRRRLTERIPLQYLLGRVEWAGLSLRVTPAVLIPRPETELLVEQASLWLQSNLLPPGSPFADLGTGSGAIAIALAQGHPQLQLLAVDVSPEALAVAAANVADYHLQERVKLLQGSWFAPLDPWRGRLRGLVSNPPYIPTGELAYLMPEVRLHEPRQALDGGEDGLVHLRLLIQKAPDYLAPNSFWAVEVMQGQAPWVAEQLQARGGYQQIQVHRDLAGIERVVSAHFVG, from the coding sequence ATGGGATCCCCCTCTGCGCTGGTGCAGCAATTGCTGGCCTGGCGTGCCCAGGCTCTGCAGGCGGCGCAAGCCGCCGGCATCCCTCCTCAGGAGGTGGAACTTCTGCTTAGGGAACGGCTGGGCTGGGGATCGTTGGAGCGCTTGCTAGGTCGGCCCCCGACGCTGCAGGGGGATCCGCTGGCGGAGGTAGAGGAGCTGTGGCGGCGCCGGCTGACAGAGCGCATCCCCCTGCAGTACCTGCTGGGAAGGGTAGAGTGGGCAGGTTTGAGCTTGCGGGTAACGCCAGCGGTGTTGATCCCGCGCCCGGAGACCGAGCTGCTGGTGGAGCAAGCCTCCCTTTGGTTGCAGTCTAACCTGCTGCCGCCGGGATCCCCTTTTGCCGACCTGGGCACCGGCAGCGGGGCCATTGCCATCGCTTTGGCCCAGGGGCATCCCCAGTTGCAGCTTCTAGCGGTGGACGTGAGCCCAGAGGCTTTGGCCGTTGCGGCAGCCAATGTGGCGGACTATCATCTGCAGGAACGGGTGAAGCTGTTACAGGGATCCTGGTTTGCGCCTTTGGATCCCTGGCGAGGTCGGCTGCGTGGCCTGGTTTCCAACCCGCCCTATATCCCCACCGGGGAGCTGGCCTACCTCATGCCCGAGGTACGGCTGCACGAGCCACGACAGGCCCTCGATGGCGGGGAAGATGGGCTGGTGCACTTGCGGCTTTTGATTCAAAAAGCACCGGATTACTTGGCCCCCAACTCCTTTTGGGCGGTGGAGGTGATGCAAGGCCAAGCCCCTTGGGTGGCGGAGCAGTTGCAGGCCAGAGGCGGCTATCAGCAGATCCAAGTCCACCGGGATTTGGCCGGAATTGAGCGGGTGGTCAGCGCCCACTTCGTCGGCTAG
- a CDS encoding sensor histidine kinase, producing MPAAKPDPPSQQAAAAVRQEAVDWQFAFERSEVMRAFQQELLVSIGHELRNPLSSQMGSLQLVLSDLCDSREEEREYLQSAKEAVERLIQLLEEYSRLARHDLPIQPLQPKPTRLRPLLQDVYSLTRLQAQDQGIRYEWPILQPPSASELPALPDSLMVWADPHGLVQALLGVCRWGIRTLRYGSMALHLYPIAAAEGRLCLEWNLEGRCHVPIQTKGCAAWRVSERLLREMGGDLELGESSLHRVVIKVILRLAQ from the coding sequence TTGCCCGCAGCAAAACCCGATCCTCCCTCCCAGCAGGCCGCTGCTGCCGTCAGGCAAGAGGCGGTGGATTGGCAGTTTGCGTTTGAGCGCTCGGAGGTGATGCGCGCCTTTCAGCAGGAGCTGCTCGTCAGCATTGGCCACGAGCTGCGCAACCCCCTCAGCAGCCAGATGGGATCCCTGCAGTTGGTGCTGTCCGATCTGTGCGATTCCCGCGAAGAAGAGCGGGAGTACCTTCAAAGTGCCAAAGAAGCGGTGGAGCGCCTGATCCAGTTGCTCGAGGAGTACAGCCGCCTGGCCCGCCACGACCTGCCCATTCAACCCTTGCAACCGAAGCCGACCCGACTCCGTCCCCTCCTTCAGGATGTGTACAGCCTAACTCGCCTACAGGCCCAGGATCAGGGCATTCGCTACGAATGGCCGATCCTACAACCGCCTTCTGCCTCTGAGCTGCCCGCCCTCCCGGACAGCCTTATGGTTTGGGCGGATCCCCACGGTTTGGTGCAGGCTCTGCTGGGGGTGTGTCGCTGGGGTATTCGCACCCTACGCTATGGTTCGATGGCTCTACACCTCTATCCCATCGCAGCAGCGGAGGGGCGCCTGTGCCTGGAGTGGAATCTGGAAGGGCGGTGCCATGTGCCCATCCAAACAAAGGGTTGCGCTGCTTGGCGGGTGAGCGAACGGCTCCTGAGAGAAATGGGGGGCGATCTGGAGCTTGGCGAAAGCAGCCTCCACCGGGTTGTCATCAAGGTAATCCTGCGCCTCGCCCAGTGA
- the psb27 gene encoding photosystem II protein Psb27: MLKPFFLRFLGLLLSVTLMLGWATASAQAARLTGKYYEDSMTLIQTLRTVLSEADPVMNPEEAQVEAMEAIQEFAGRYHGHRYDKLQSFTTLRTVFNTVASHYRTSKRPLDPEKVERVLMQLDRAELALRREG; encoded by the coding sequence ATGCTGAAACCTTTTTTTCTACGTTTTCTCGGCCTGCTCCTCTCGGTCACCCTGATGCTGGGCTGGGCGACCGCAAGCGCTCAGGCGGCCCGCCTCACCGGCAAGTACTACGAAGACAGCATGACCCTGATCCAAACCCTGCGCACCGTTCTCTCGGAAGCGGATCCCGTGATGAATCCAGAGGAGGCGCAGGTGGAAGCGATGGAGGCCATTCAAGAATTTGCAGGGCGCTACCATGGCCATCGCTACGACAAGCTGCAATCCTTTACGACTCTGCGCACCGTGTTCAACACCGTGGCCTCCCACTACCGCACCTCCAAGCGGCCTCTTGACCCAGAGAAGGTGGAGCGGGTGCTGATGCAACTGGATCGCGCTGAGCTGGCCTTGCGCCGCGAAGGTTAA
- a CDS encoding NnrU family protein: MLSTFFNHLLPELARYRSHAIMLGMILGFACAHSGLAHLRPWGEAWLGSRLYRLLFALVSLSLAPLLLIYFLNHRYDGVILWDLHAVPGIHTTVVLLSALSFFFLYPATFNLLEIAAIHKPEIHLFETGIIRITRHPQMVGQVIWCVAHSLWIGSSFMLVTSLGLVAYHLFAVWHGDHRLERKYGQAFRDLKARTSVIPGLAILQRRQHLQPREFLRWAYLGVFSFVVILYAFHPQMVSAASGVAW, encoded by the coding sequence ATGCTGTCCACTTTCTTCAACCACTTGCTGCCGGAGCTCGCCCGGTACAGATCCCACGCGATCATGTTGGGCATGATCTTGGGGTTTGCCTGTGCTCACAGTGGGCTGGCCCACTTGCGCCCCTGGGGGGAAGCTTGGCTGGGATCCCGTCTGTACCGCCTTCTTTTTGCGCTGGTCAGCCTCAGCTTGGCTCCGCTGTTGCTGATCTACTTTTTGAACCATCGCTACGACGGGGTGATCCTCTGGGATCTCCATGCTGTCCCCGGCATTCACACCACCGTTGTTCTTTTGTCGGCGCTCTCGTTTTTCTTTTTGTATCCGGCTACCTTCAACTTACTGGAGATTGCTGCCATTCACAAGCCGGAGATTCACCTGTTTGAGACCGGGATCATCCGCATCACCCGCCACCCCCAAATGGTGGGCCAGGTGATCTGGTGTGTGGCCCATTCCCTTTGGATTGGCTCCAGTTTTATGCTGGTCACTTCCCTGGGGCTGGTGGCCTACCACCTGTTCGCCGTCTGGCACGGGGATCACCGTCTGGAGCGGAAATACGGCCAGGCCTTCCGCGATCTCAAGGCCCGTACTTCTGTGATCCCCGGCTTGGCCATTCTGCAGCGGCGACAACACCTGCAACCGCGAGAGTTTCTGCGCTGGGCCTATCTGGGGGTGTTCAGCTTTGTTGTGATTCTTTATGCCTTTCATCCGCAAATGGTTTCTGCAGCCAGCGGGGTTGCCTGGTAG
- a CDS encoding thioredoxin family protein — protein MNLQVALDAFNQELLTSDGLVLVDFGAPWCGLCRFIQPITDRLAAEWGGAVKVLRVNVDDNFWLPRRYRVRSLPTLILFEKGQEVQRLEHFASRDDVLRRCEQLFLARLRYVGSGACSSSLDPQAPPPGV, from the coding sequence ATGAACTTGCAAGTTGCTTTAGATGCTTTTAATCAAGAACTTTTGACAAGTGACGGGTTGGTGTTGGTGGATTTTGGTGCCCCTTGGTGTGGCCTGTGTCGCTTCATTCAGCCGATTACCGACCGTCTCGCAGCAGAGTGGGGCGGCGCGGTCAAGGTGCTGCGGGTGAATGTGGACGACAATTTTTGGCTGCCGCGCCGCTATCGGGTGCGCTCGCTGCCGACCTTAATTTTGTTTGAGAAGGGTCAAGAAGTGCAAAGGCTGGAGCACTTCGCCAGCCGCGATGATGTGCTCCGCCGCTGCGAGCAGTTGTTTCTCGCTCGCCTGCGCTATGTGGGTTCGGGTGCCTGCTCCTCCTCGCTGGACCCCCAAGCCCCGCCGCCAGGGGTGTAG
- a CDS encoding hydantoinase B/oxoprolinase family protein, which produces MDTHPIRLQVMANALAGIAEEMGARLIRGSYSANIKERRDCSTALFDAQGACIAQAAHIPVHLGALSEAVRAVVAAGPRPGDVFVLNDPYQGGSHLPDITVVTAIPGLRDPEQVCAYAVNRAHHADIGGMRPGSMPADSTEIWQEGLVIPPLRLAQMTSTGELRWQEDLLRLILANVRNPEQRRGDLQAQVGASAVGVSRFGELLARFGEEEAWQLIAGVIAYSRRRMQAQIRALPDGIYTACDYLEGYGDPPEPIEIRVQVEVKGERLRVDFAGTAPATAGNLNAPLAVTRSAVLFALRCLLDPTAPSNVGLEDPIEIVAPPGCLVNAQFPAAVVAGNVETSQRIADVVFKALAPVAGSRAIAQGQGTMNNCVLGNRHFTYYETLGGGQGASQQRPGLDGVHVGMSNTLNTPIEALELEYPLRVLRYELRPDSGGHGRQRGGWGLIRSIQTLQDCTLSLLTDRRHHAPQGEEGGEPGQLGINLVNGDPLPSKISRPLKAGDVLTLYTPGGGAWGSSEEEQAPEPT; this is translated from the coding sequence ATGGATACCCATCCCATCCGGCTGCAGGTGATGGCCAATGCGCTGGCGGGGATCGCCGAGGAGATGGGGGCGCGCCTCATCCGCGGTTCTTACTCGGCCAACATCAAGGAACGGCGGGATTGCTCGACAGCCCTGTTCGACGCCCAAGGGGCCTGTATTGCCCAGGCGGCCCACATTCCAGTTCACCTGGGAGCTCTCTCGGAGGCGGTGCGGGCGGTGGTGGCAGCCGGCCCGCGGCCCGGCGATGTGTTCGTCCTCAACGATCCCTACCAGGGGGGATCCCATCTGCCGGATATCACGGTGGTTACGGCCATCCCCGGCCTGCGGGATCCAGAACAGGTCTGTGCCTATGCGGTGAACCGCGCCCACCATGCCGATATTGGGGGGATGCGCCCCGGCTCCATGCCCGCCGACTCTACGGAAATCTGGCAGGAGGGGCTGGTGATCCCGCCGCTACGGCTGGCCCAGATGACCTCGACAGGGGAGCTGCGCTGGCAGGAGGATCTGCTGCGCCTGATCCTGGCCAATGTGCGCAACCCTGAGCAGCGGCGGGGAGATTTGCAGGCCCAGGTGGGGGCCAGCGCCGTGGGGGTGAGCCGGTTTGGCGAGCTGCTGGCCCGGTTCGGGGAAGAGGAGGCCTGGCAGTTGATTGCCGGGGTGATCGCCTACAGCCGACGGCGGATGCAGGCCCAGATCCGCGCTCTGCCCGATGGGATCTACACCGCCTGCGACTACCTGGAGGGCTACGGGGATCCGCCTGAGCCCATTGAGATCCGGGTGCAGGTAGAGGTCAAGGGGGAGAGGCTGCGGGTGGACTTCGCCGGCACAGCCCCGGCCACCGCGGGGAACCTGAACGCGCCTCTGGCCGTGACCCGCTCGGCGGTGCTCTTTGCCCTGCGCTGCCTGTTGGATCCCACTGCCCCCAGCAATGTCGGCCTGGAGGATCCCATCGAGATTGTGGCCCCGCCCGGCTGCCTGGTCAATGCCCAATTTCCGGCGGCGGTGGTGGCCGGCAACGTGGAAACCTCGCAGCGCATTGCCGATGTGGTGTTCAAAGCCCTGGCCCCGGTGGCCGGATCCCGTGCCATCGCCCAGGGGCAGGGCACCATGAACAACTGCGTGCTGGGCAACCGCCACTTCACCTACTACGAAACCCTGGGGGGCGGCCAGGGGGCCAGCCAGCAGCGACCAGGCCTGGATGGGGTGCACGTGGGCATGAGCAATACCCTCAACACCCCCATCGAAGCCCTGGAGCTGGAGTATCCCCTGCGGGTGCTGCGCTACGAGTTGCGCCCAGATTCCGGCGGCCATGGCCGCCAGCGGGGCGGGTGGGGGCTGATCCGCTCCATCCAGACCTTGCAAGATTGCACCCTCTCCCTGCTCACCGACCGGCGCCACCATGCCCCGCAAGGGGAAGAAGGCGGCGAACCTGGCCAGCTGGGGATCAACCTCGTCAACGGGGATCCCTTGCCCAGCAAGATCAGCCGCCCCCTGAAAGCCGGCGATGTGCTCACCCTCTACACCCCTGGCGGCGGGGCTTGGGGGTCCAGCGAGGAGGAGCAGGCACCCGAACCCACATAG
- a CDS encoding PDZ domain-containing protein, with translation MQKPNPLFKLALALPASLLLADAVVAYPCDSVGGEAYNFYSPTVQVDSFGAQVSPAVVGNGFIGVAIETVDGQPAQGAISRRLFGPAPRVQGVQVVGLLQDGPAQRAGLAQGDILIGVDGQRVTSVQHVQQIIQNTPVGQRVPITFRRGGQVLSTVVVVGDGRVLRPLMLQQQ, from the coding sequence ATGCAGAAACCGAACCCTCTGTTCAAGCTTGCCCTCGCCCTGCCCGCCTCCCTCCTGCTGGCAGATGCTGTTGTGGCCTACCCCTGTGACTCGGTTGGGGGTGAAGCTTACAACTTCTACAGCCCCACGGTTCAGGTTGACAGTTTCGGGGCTCAGGTGTCGCCTGCTGTCGTAGGCAACGGTTTCATCGGGGTTGCCATCGAAACGGTGGATGGACAGCCGGCTCAAGGCGCTATCAGCCGTCGCCTGTTCGGCCCTGCGCCTCGAGTTCAAGGGGTGCAGGTGGTTGGCCTGCTCCAGGATGGCCCGGCTCAACGAGCGGGTCTGGCCCAGGGGGATATTTTGATTGGGGTGGACGGGCAGCGGGTCACCTCGGTGCAACATGTGCAGCAAATTATCCAAAACACCCCCGTGGGCCAGCGGGTACCCATTACCTTCCGGCGCGGCGGACAAGTGCTATCGACGGTGGTTGTGGTCGGCGATGGCCGTGTGTTGCGCCCCTTGATGCTGCAGCAGCAGTGA
- the pip gene encoding prolyl aminopeptidase produces MQRDLYPPIEPYDHGFLPVSSLHTLYYEQCGNPDGKPVVFLHGGPGGGIDPLYRQYFEPSRWRVVLFDQRGCGKSRPYAELRENTTWDLVADIEKLRRHLGIERWWVFGGSWGSALALAYGQTHPQSCLGFILRGIFLLRSFEIRWFYQSGASYLFPDAWEHYLDPIPPNERDDLLAAYHRRLNDPDPQVRLRAARAWAIWEASTSKLIPSPELIERFGREEFAEAFARIECHYFVHGGFLDPEDQLLRGVERLRHLPAVIVQGRYDVVCPPISAWELHQAWPEAEFHLIPDAGHSITEPGIRTALLQATDRCVGL; encoded by the coding sequence ATGCAGCGCGACCTCTACCCGCCCATCGAGCCTTACGATCACGGCTTTCTCCCCGTCTCTTCCCTGCACACCCTCTACTACGAGCAGTGCGGCAACCCAGACGGGAAGCCGGTGGTGTTTTTGCACGGAGGGCCCGGCGGCGGCATCGATCCCCTTTACCGGCAGTACTTCGAGCCCAGCCGCTGGCGGGTGGTGCTGTTCGATCAACGCGGCTGCGGCAAGAGCCGCCCCTACGCCGAGCTGCGGGAGAACACCACCTGGGATCTGGTGGCCGATATCGAAAAGCTGCGCCGGCACCTGGGCATTGAGCGCTGGTGGGTGTTCGGGGGCAGTTGGGGCAGCGCCCTCGCCTTGGCCTATGGGCAAACCCACCCCCAATCCTGCCTGGGGTTTATCTTGCGGGGCATTTTTCTGCTGCGCTCGTTTGAGATCCGCTGGTTCTACCAGTCGGGGGCCAGCTACCTGTTCCCCGATGCTTGGGAACATTACCTGGATCCCATCCCCCCCAACGAGCGGGATGACCTGCTGGCAGCCTACCACCGCCGCCTCAACGACCCCGATCCCCAGGTGCGCCTGAGGGCGGCCCGCGCCTGGGCCATCTGGGAGGCCAGCACCAGCAAGTTGATCCCCAGCCCTGAGCTCATCGAGCGCTTTGGCCGGGAAGAGTTTGCCGAGGCCTTTGCCCGCATCGAGTGCCATTACTTCGTCCACGGCGGCTTTCTGGATCCTGAAGATCAGCTCCTCAGGGGGGTGGAGCGCCTGCGCCATCTGCCGGCTGTCATTGTCCAGGGGCGCTACGATGTGGTCTGCCCCCCCATTTCCGCCTGGGAACTGCACCAGGCCTGGCCAGAGGCGGAGTTTCATCTCATTCCCGATGCCGGCCATTCCATCACCGAGCCCGGGATCCGCACCGCCCTGCTGCAGGCCACCGATCGCTGCGTTGGTCTGTGA